Proteins co-encoded in one Paraburkholderia edwinii genomic window:
- the xylF gene encoding D-xylose ABC transporter substrate-binding protein: protein MKSAMRRTVLNSLVCAAMFAGLTSIAPLAHASKDKPEIGFCIDDLRVERWSRDRDYFVEAATKLGAKVSVQSADASESRQISQIENLISRGVDVIVIVPFNSKTLGNVIAEAHKAGIKVVSYDRLILDADVDGYISFDNEKVGELQAQGVFNAQPKGNYFLLGGAPTDNNAKMLREGQLKVLKPAIDRGDVKIVGQQWVPEWSAATALRITEDALTANNNKIDAIVASNDGTAGGAIQALAAQHLAGKVPVSGQDADLAAVKRVIAGTQTMTVYKPLKLIASQAAQLSVDLAKGNKPAFNAKYDNGKKQVDTVLLQPTLLTKANADVVIKDGFYTQAQLAGN from the coding sequence ATGAAATCTGCCATGCGTCGTACCGTCCTGAATTCGCTCGTCTGCGCCGCGATGTTTGCCGGCCTGACCTCGATCGCCCCGCTTGCGCACGCAAGCAAGGACAAACCCGAAATCGGCTTCTGTATCGACGATCTGCGCGTCGAGCGCTGGTCGCGCGACCGCGACTATTTCGTTGAGGCCGCAACCAAACTCGGCGCGAAGGTATCGGTGCAATCGGCCGACGCCAGCGAATCGCGCCAGATCTCGCAGATCGAAAACCTGATCTCGCGCGGCGTCGACGTGATCGTGATCGTGCCGTTCAACTCGAAGACGCTCGGCAATGTGATCGCCGAAGCGCACAAGGCCGGCATCAAGGTCGTGTCGTACGACCGCCTGATTCTCGATGCGGACGTCGACGGCTATATCTCGTTCGACAACGAGAAGGTCGGCGAACTGCAGGCGCAAGGTGTGTTCAACGCGCAGCCGAAGGGCAACTACTTCCTGCTCGGCGGCGCGCCGACCGACAACAACGCGAAGATGCTGCGCGAAGGCCAGCTGAAGGTGTTGAAGCCCGCCATCGACCGCGGCGATGTGAAGATCGTCGGCCAGCAGTGGGTGCCCGAGTGGAGCGCCGCCACTGCGCTGCGCATCACCGAAGACGCGCTGACCGCGAACAACAACAAGATCGACGCGATCGTGGCCTCGAACGACGGCACCGCCGGCGGCGCGATCCAGGCACTCGCCGCACAGCATCTCGCGGGCAAGGTGCCGGTATCGGGCCAGGACGCGGACCTCGCGGCCGTGAAGCGCGTGATCGCCGGCACGCAGACGATGACCGTCTACAAGCCGCTCAAGCTGATCGCGAGCCAGGCGGCGCAGCTGTCGGTCGATCTCGCGAAGGGCAACAAGCCCGCGTTCAACGCGAAGTACGACAACGGCAAGAAGCAGGTCGACACGGTGCTGCTGCAGCCGACGCTGCTCACGAAGGCTAACGCCGACGTCGTGATCAAGGACGGCTTCTACACGCAGGCGCAGCTCGCCGGCAACTGA